Sequence from the Cydia strobilella chromosome 14, ilCydStro3.1, whole genome shotgun sequence genome:
GTTAAAAGAGCAATGATTACTAATATCGCAACTGAGGCAGTAACACTATCTAAATCTAACTGTATCAACCAATCTAACAATTCTGAAATAGTTTGTGATGTAAAAGCAGATGTTGATAACTATGTTAAGAACAACTTCACTGGAAAACGAATGTCAATAAACGCAGAATATCATATAGATTTGGTATGTTTGCATCGTAAATTAGTGTTGCGTTTAGGTGTGAATAACTTTACCGAAGATCCTATGAATTTGCAAATTAAAGATAAAATCACTTTAGAATCCTCTCAAACTGCTGTGTATGTATTAAATGCTACTAAAGTTAATATAGACGTGTTAGTGGACTATGAGTCAAGTGTTTTTGGAGATGTGGCCGCAAACTTTAATCCAAGATATAAGGGTCATCATTTCTGGGTATATAATTTAAGAGAGCTCATAGCTGTTGGCAGTGGCAGTATGTCAGCTGTTCagaaaaatagtaatttaatcaCCATGGAATATTTTATCAACGCATTTGCATACGCAGTTGATCAAAATACTGGGATGATGATTAGGGGAAAAAGCCACATCGTGCCGCCCAGTGTTCAGTAAATTGTAGAAAGTAACGCTTAGCAGTGCCCAGACTCAagctacaaaaaataatactatgTAGTCATGTATTGCGTAAAAATTTGTCAGATATCATTTTAGAAAATTCCGGTCCGGTCCAATTGGAGAGAAACAAAAAGATGTTTAAAGTCATAATTTTGTATATGAATACAATTTTTCAGAActaagacaaagaaaaaaattctAACCGAACGAAACAAGGAGCCCAATTAATAAATTGTGCTTTGAGTTGTTAACAAATACTTGAATAGGTCAAGGAATTTATGTCATTTACatacagttttatttaaaaaaaacacgtttccATGACGTTTAAATGTATAAGTAGTGGATAAAACCTTACTTTATTAATTACTGAATCCATATTACGATGcgccgtaataaaaatatttttttttgatcaTCGTCAGTTACGTatacttattttagttttagttttcaaATAAACATACCAACGCAAACCTCCTGTAGTGTTTTGCTAGCAAACGAAACAAGTCTGTGACATACATCATTAGTCGCAGTTCTCAAACTTTATTTGACTGCAACTTTGGCGGCGCCGAACGAGTTCTGCTTAAAAGCGCTATGGACATTCCCCGGATGTTCTTCCAATTAACTAGAAAAAATGTTAAttgcattatacaaatattgGCACCGACTACTTAGCACTCTTGGCAGTGACAATGTCTGGCCGCGCCACACTTCACGTAAAACTTGGCGGGCAACTTAGGGTGGTCGGACTCGATGCAGATGACCGGATAGTCTGACGGGTCGATAAGTCTTGGACAGAGATATTAATTAGCATCTTAAGAGTTTCTTCTGTTTGAGTCATAAAAGATGATTCCTGATTGCGTCACAAATGTTACCTGTATAATACTTTTCATTTTTCATCAGTGGGTCATTGTTATTCTATGGAGTTTCACTATAGCATTTTAATAATTCCAagtgtgttattttttttccataagcaatttaaatttggttttaaatggatttgttggaCAATTTCCATTATTCTGATATTTTACTCCGCATTGCATAAATAAGGATACTTTTACCTACACTGTTAATTGAAAGTGCCCTTAAGAAGTACTATGTAAGTTtatacacatgtattttactttcttcgTATTCGAAATacaaagtagagtgtttaactcggatgaaaggcaccatttcatccCTGGGTTAATAATCTACTATTCTAAATTCATCGGATACATTGACATCACCTAAACCTTTGGCAGTTTTAGTGGAAATtttaaccatttttagggttccgtacccaaagggttaaaactggaccctattactaagactccgctgtccgtctgtccgtctgtccgtctgtccgtctgtctgtccgtctgtctgtctgtcaccaggctgtatttcatgaaccgtgatagctagacagttgaaattttcacagatgatgtatttctgttgccgctataacaataaatattaaaaacagaataatataaatatttaaatggggctcccatacaacaaacgtgatttttcagctgctttttttcgtaatggtacggaacccttcgggcgcgagtccgactcgcacttggccggtttttaagttttttttcttgtttaccCCAGCAGACCTTAATCCTTATAATCTCTGATTCCGAAGCCATATCCACTGTTAGCTGTCAGTCGAGGTAAGGATCCCAATCATAGCTCGAGCACACTTCCCACTTCAGCAAACTGCAAAAATAAACTCACAGTGAACTCTACCTGGCTAATAAAATGAAGTGAACTTCGAATGCTTGGCTTAAGGTGAAACCCAGAAGGTAAtgttgaaaaagaaaaaaatatcataaactCTGGTTTGGAATCGATTATAtcactttaaactcgcgttttgtacacataattaatgtcattaccggagTCATGGAATCGATTAATGCGTATAACCTACCATACTTTGCACAAGCAATTTCTATAAAACAAAATGTGACTTGTTTAACTTTCGGAAGTGGTTGTtcctatattttattataagatttagtattcatttttaattaacCTTAATAGTTTATTCTGAATACCTTAAGTTTGAGCCTCGATCAGAGATCGTTGTACGTCCGATGccaaaaaaacatgtttaagCTAATTTGATTATTGtcgataccatagagtaacttatactagagcggtactgtcatagtaaattttgtaaccctagtaaattcactgccatctgtcactcactttaaaactaaaaataaatatttataaaaatacgataaaatgtatttaaatatggataaatgattttttttatttgcattaattatttttatgattttgacccatgttctttcactgatatgcgttaaaattgttaaataacaaactaaaccgtcaaccccatctatacgacagttggccaaagctagtagcgccctctgaacgagaatcaaattttcttgattttcgaggcacgttttttccttagactgtatccatctattacggagttataactaTCTTTGTTCGACACTTACACTGAAAAATGAATTGAAAACCCTAACTAGCCTATAAGGAAGGAAGTATTAATATAAAGTACATACTTAATGATTACTTTTCAATTCTGTTAAGAAAACTTAATATCGAACATAACTATGTACTTACTAAGCCGAGAAACACCAGGAGGTTGATTCTAATTTAagaatttgttatggttttaaacttgttttgatacgatatGTCAATATCGTCAGACCGTCTTACtaattggcgcgcatctcacgcgtACAcgactttcatttcatttcgcatgcactaaTCAAAcagagagc
This genomic interval carries:
- the LOC134747483 gene encoding spherulin-2A-like, translated to MRTRIIIMLLPALAFGRIIVHIKAAAKNESSVRFTGTDRNIISDIEMKSFNITSSNLKAAVRGYSGGSPNGVFVKSPTPWGNLYERFNWTEVTRVTNVKRAMITNIATEAVTLSKSNCINQSNNSEIVCDVKADVDNYVKNNFTGKRMSINAEYHIDLVCLHRKLVLRLGVNNFTEDPMNLQIKDKITLESSQTAVYVLNATKVNIDVLVDYESSVFGDVAANFNPRYKGHHFWVYNLRELIAVGSGSMSAVQKNSNLITMEYFINAFAYAVDQNTGMMIRGKSHIVPPSVQ